One genomic segment of Theobroma cacao cultivar B97-61/B2 chromosome 6, Criollo_cocoa_genome_V2, whole genome shotgun sequence includes these proteins:
- the LOC18596407 gene encoding exocyst complex component EXO84C, which produces MESSEEDDDFPSIESITPQSKIDSVHQSHTEKGIRKLCCELLDLKDAVENLCGNMRTKYLAFLRISEEVVEMEHELIELRKHISSQGILVQDLMTGVCCELDEWNRANADMNDTPPDPEISEIQDPLPNKMDDHKKIFLEKIDVLLAEHKVEEAQQALEAEERNFPELKGSGDSSTEASTYKSSFLERKAMLEDQLIEIAEQPAVSANELKKALSGLIKLGKGPSAHQLLLKCSGSRLQKNIEVFLPSCSVCPKTFPATLSRLVFSMILLTTRESGLIFGDNPVYTNRVVQWAEWEIEFFVRLVKDNAPSSETVSALRAASICVQDSLNYCSMLESQGLKLSKLLLVLLRPYIEEVLELNFRRARKAVFDSIEVDENLPMSPHFVSSLTAFATSSDSVLVDSGMKFLFIMADILDQLTPLVVLHFGGNVLTRISQLFDKYMDALIRALPGPSDDDSLTELKETIPFRAETDSEQLAILGIAFTIMDELLPSRVVKIWSPKSESQEPGNEHIVPNASTTTELKDWRRQLQHSFDKLRDHFCRQYVLSFIYSREGKTRLNAQIYLGGDGEDSQWDTLPSLPFQALFSKLQQLATVAGDVLLGKEKLQKILLARLTETVLMWLSDEQEFWGVFEDKSTPLQPLGLQQLILDMHFTVEIARFAGYPSRHVHQIASAITARAIRTFTARDVESALPEDEWFVETAKSAINKLLMVASGSDTSEIDEDHIMIHDDIGSDSDDSASSLSSVESFESFASASMGELESPNFTDQES; this is translated from the exons ATGGAGAGCAGTGAAGAAGATGATGACTTCCCATCTATTGAGAGCATCACTCCACAGTCCAAGATTGATTCTGTTCATCAATCTCACACTGAAAAG GGGATCAGAAAACTCTGTTGTGAGCTTTTGGATCTGAAAGATGCTGTGGAGAACTTATGTGGGAATATGCGCACAAAATACTTGGCTTTCTTGAG AATATCTGAAGAAGTCGTTGAAATGGAGCATGAGCTGATTGAGCTGAGAAAGCATATCTCTTCTCAAGGGATTCTTGTGCAGGATCTAATGACTGGGGTGTGTTGTGAATTGGATGAGTGGAACCGGGCAAATGCTGATATGAACGACACACCGCCAGACCCTGAAATTAGTGAAATTCAAGATCCCTTGCCAAATAAAATGGATGATCACAAGAAAATATTCCTTGAGAAAATTGATGTTCTTTTGGCTGAACATAAGGTTGAAGAAGCCCAGCAAGCTTTAGAGGCTGAGGAGAGAAACTTTCCTGAGCTAAAAGGATCTGGAGATTCTTCAACTGAAGCATCCACTTACAAGTCTTCGTTTCTAGAAAGGAAGGCAATGCTTGAGGATCAGCTTATTGAGATTGCTGAACAGCCTGCAGTTAGTGCTAATGAACTAAAGAAGGCATTATCTGGTTTAATTAAGCTTGGGAAAGGTCCTTCAGCACATCAATTACTTTTGAAATGCAGTGGTTCCCGCCTGCAAAAAAACATTGAggtttttcttccttcatgTTCTGTCTGCCCGAAGACATTTCCTGCCACACTGTCTAGGCTTGTTTTTTCTATGATCTTGTTGACAACTAGAGAATCTGGCTTGATATTTGGTGACAATCCTGTTTATACCAATAGAGTTGTTCAGTGGGCAGAGTgggaaattgaattttttgttcGTTTGGTGAAGGACAATGCACCTTCTTCAGAAACAGTTTCTGCTTTACGTGCAGCTAGCATTTGTGTTCAGGATAGCCTTAACTACTGCTCAATGCTGGAATCACAGGGGTTGAAACTGTCAAAGTTGCTTCTGGTGCTCTTGCGTCCATACATAGAAGAAGTGCTGGAGTTGAATTTTAGGAGGGCTAGAAAGGCTGTTTTTGACTCAATAGAAGTTGATGAGAACTTGCCTATGTCACCTCACTTTGTGTCTTCTTTGACGGCTTTTGCAACTTCTTCAGATAGTGTTCTCGTAGACAGTGGAATGAAATTCTTGTTTATTATGGCT GATATTTTGGATCAGCTTACGCCACTGGTTGTTTTGCATTTTGGAGGAAACGTACTAACTAGAATTTCACAGCTGTTTGATAAGTATATGGATGCACTAATTAGAGCCCTGCCTGGCCCTTCTGATGATGACAGTCTTACTGAGCTGAAAGAGACCATACCTTTTAGAGCTGAAACAGATTCAGAGCAGCTAGCTATTCTGGGAATAGCATTTACAATTATGGATGAACTGTTACCTAGTAGAGTAGTTAAAATTTGGAGTCCAAAGAGTGAAAGCCAGGAACCAGGAAATGAACACATTGTTCCTAATGCAAGCACCACTACAgaattaaaagattggaggCGTCAGCTTCAGCACTCTTTTGACAAGCTTAGAGATCATTTTTGTAGGCAATATGTTTTGAGTTTCATCTATtcaagagaaggaaaaacGCGACTAAATGCACAAATTTATTTGGGTGGAGATGGAGAAGATTCACAATGGGACACTCTGCCTTCTTTGCCATTTCAG gCATTATTTTCAAAGCTACAGCAGTTAGCAACTGTGGCTGGAGATGTGCTACTTGGAAAAGAGAAACTGCAAAAAATTCTGCTTGCTAGACTGACAGAGACCGTTCTAATGTGGTTGTCTGATGAGCAGGAATTCTGGGGTGTGTTTGAGGATAAATCCACTCCACTTCAGCCACTTGGATTACAGcag TTAATTCTTGATATGCATTTCACTGTTGAAATAGCTCGTTTTGCGGGTTACCCATCTAGGCATGTGCACCAGATTGCATCTGCCATAACTGCTCGCGCAATCAGAACCTTCACTGCCAGAGATGTTGAAAG TGCACTCCCTGAGGACGAATGGTTTGTTGAAACTGCAAAATCCGCAATAAACAAGCTTCTAATGGTAGCATCTGGCTCAGACACATCTGAAATTGATGAAGATCACATTATGATACATGATGACATCGGCTCAGATTCTGATGATTCTGCTTCATCCCTATCATCAGTAGAATCCTTTGAATCATTTGCATCTGCTAGCATGGGTGAACTCGAGAGCCCTAATTTTACTGATCAAGAAAGCTAG